The proteins below come from a single Spirochaetota bacterium genomic window:
- a CDS encoding HD domain-containing protein codes for MENKRLFLLPFIQDILHNEDFQSLQHYTHHGTISCYHHTLEVAWLAYRLAVALKLDYVATTRGALLHDFFMYNWRTGGPRLHGFRHPRIALNNASNHFVLGPKEKDSILRHMWPLTPLPPRYPESWIVMVADKIVSTLDYIRFVISKVALMYNYIHTSMWLPLQSRFNRQKQYS; via the coding sequence ATGGAAAATAAAAGGTTGTTCTTGCTACCATTTATACAGGATATACTTCACAATGAGGATTTTCAATCCCTGCAGCATTACACCCATCATGGGACAATATCATGCTATCATCACACGCTGGAAGTAGCATGGTTAGCGTATAGATTAGCTGTAGCTTTAAAACTTGACTACGTTGCAACAACACGCGGTGCATTGCTGCATGATTTCTTCATGTACAATTGGCGAACGGGTGGCCCCAGGCTCCATGGATTCAGGCACCCGCGCATTGCACTCAACAATGCATCAAACCATTTTGTGCTGGGCCCAAAGGAAAAAGACAGTATACTGCGACACATGTGGCCCCTTACACCACTTCCACCCCGCTATCCTGAATCATGGATAGTAATGGTAGCTGATAAGATAGTATCAACCTTAGATTATATTCGATTTGTAATAAGTAAAGTAGCTTTGATGTACAATTACATACACACCTCTATGTGGTTACCATTACAATCGCGATTCAATCGTCAGAAGCAATATTCTTAA
- a CDS encoding THUMP domain-containing protein, translating into MHYSTSQKAIQRRIAQHVIHRPHTFFAVVQPGFEEIAKKELELLGIQGCTVTKGGITFRGTLEHCYTANYYSRVATRILMRLTHFRAYHFNEIYRTLKEFPWELYIQGQTIDVEVSVHKSKLHHTERISQEVIKAIEKRMSMFGIPCNATSVQKVLVRFDHDECMVSLDSSGEPLYKRGYKQHISQAPLRETVAAALLYESNIYDYNTIIDPMCGSGTFPIEAWCMLQNVPPGAHRTFAFMNWPSFRKQIFTNIICNKPCEHRDITIIAGDSNPDVVAITQQNSMKVGAHLQTYTGDFLKEKKAISGKVLCTINPPYGKRIKTIDTIKLYKRLTYIFTHWYPTWSFCVLIPSRIKEVFTIPADKEIYFNHGGLPITALIVYRGRY; encoded by the coding sequence ATGCATTACAGCACCTCACAGAAAGCCATACAGCGCCGAATAGCTCAGCATGTAATCCACAGGCCCCATACGTTTTTTGCAGTGGTACAGCCAGGTTTTGAAGAAATAGCCAAAAAAGAATTAGAGCTATTAGGTATACAGGGGTGTACTGTTACAAAAGGTGGAATTACATTCAGGGGGACCTTAGAACACTGTTATACAGCAAATTACTATTCACGGGTTGCAACGCGTATACTTATGCGCCTTACCCATTTCAGGGCATATCATTTTAATGAGATCTATAGAACATTAAAAGAATTCCCGTGGGAGCTATATATACAGGGGCAGACAATTGATGTTGAGGTAAGCGTCCATAAATCAAAACTGCACCATACTGAAAGAATTAGCCAGGAGGTAATAAAAGCAATAGAAAAGCGCATGTCTATGTTTGGCATACCATGCAATGCAACTTCAGTGCAAAAGGTACTTGTGCGCTTTGACCATGACGAGTGCATGGTAAGTTTGGATTCAAGCGGAGAGCCATTATACAAGCGGGGATATAAGCAGCATATCAGCCAGGCACCACTTCGCGAAACAGTAGCAGCAGCACTGTTATATGAATCCAATATATACGACTACAATACCATCATTGATCCCATGTGTGGCAGTGGCACATTTCCCATTGAGGCATGGTGCATGCTTCAGAATGTTCCACCCGGAGCTCACCGCACCTTTGCTTTTATGAACTGGCCATCATTTCGCAAGCAAATATTTACTAACATTATATGTAACAAACCATGTGAGCACAGGGATATAACTATTATAGCTGGTGACAGTAACCCCGACGTGGTTGCTATAACACAGCAAAACAGCATGAAAGTTGGCGCTCACCTACAAACCTATACCGGTGATTTTTTAAAAGAGAAGAAAGCAATCAGTGGAAAAGTTTTATGCACTATCAATCCACCTTATGGGAAGCGTATTAAAACTATTGATACTATAAAACTATATAAACGCCTTACATATATTTTTACCCATTGGTATCCAACATGGAGTTTTTGCGTGTTAATCCCTTCAAGGATTAAAGAAGTATTTACAATTCCTGCTGATAAGGAAATATATTTCAACCATGGAGGGCTGCCCATTACTGCTTTGATTGTATACAGGGGGCGATACTAA
- the rlmD gene encoding 23S rRNA (uracil(1939)-C(5))-methyltransferase RlmD, with product MKKHRKLLLSIADRFTDKRIAPPCMYAGHCGGCALQHFDYNTQLEIKKEYCNTLLNTVACVDTVEPSKPLGYRNRMDYVTAFGKIGLRRQGSFKHVVDLHDCFLLQNTSRRIFATIREKLSGVQDYDYLVHKGYLRYVVLRQGFNTGQVMVNFVVARQENNLEAVINAVYSDVDSISLILSDGLADLSYGRVFEDIKKGYIEESLDGIIYQITPNSFFQANTCITQIMYREIAKQVYGNVLDMYCGVGSISLYIAKQVECVTGVETNHEAVRVAGHNATLNGMNNVLFVEGDALEYLNTYGVHYDVVVVDPPRTGLGPKVVTKLMESGVGRIVYMSCNPVTFTQDAAMLVDRYTLAWCKAYDMFPQTPHLELLAVFDKK from the coding sequence TTGAAAAAACATAGGAAGCTTTTATTATCTATTGCTGACAGGTTTACAGATAAACGTATTGCCCCACCGTGTATGTATGCAGGCCACTGTGGTGGCTGTGCACTTCAGCATTTTGATTACAATACACAGCTTGAAATAAAGAAAGAGTATTGTAATACTCTGCTGAATACGGTAGCTTGTGTTGATACAGTTGAACCTTCCAAACCGCTGGGGTATAGAAACCGTATGGATTATGTAACAGCCTTTGGAAAGATTGGTTTACGCAGGCAAGGAAGCTTCAAACACGTTGTTGACCTGCACGATTGCTTTCTTTTGCAGAATACCAGCAGGCGTATATTTGCCACAATACGTGAAAAACTTTCCGGTGTGCAGGATTATGATTATCTGGTCCATAAAGGGTACCTGCGCTATGTGGTATTACGGCAGGGATTTAATACAGGCCAGGTAATGGTAAATTTTGTTGTGGCGCGGCAAGAGAACAATCTTGAAGCAGTCATTAATGCCGTGTACAGTGATGTTGATTCCATATCACTTATTTTGAGTGATGGGCTGGCAGATCTCAGTTACGGGAGAGTATTTGAGGATATAAAGAAAGGATATATTGAAGAATCACTGGATGGCATCATCTATCAAATAACACCTAATTCATTCTTTCAGGCAAATACATGTATAACACAGATAATGTACAGAGAAATTGCAAAACAAGTCTATGGAAATGTGCTTGATATGTACTGTGGTGTGGGGAGCATAAGCCTTTATATTGCTAAACAGGTGGAATGTGTTACTGGTGTTGAAACAAACCATGAAGCTGTTAGGGTAGCAGGGCACAATGCCACACTTAACGGGATGAACAATGTATTGTTTGTGGAGGGTGATGCGCTGGAATATCTTAACACCTATGGTGTTCACTATGATGTGGTTGTGGTTGATCCTCCGCGCACCGGACTTGGTCCTAAGGTTGTTACAAAGCTTATGGAATCGGGTGTTGGCAGAATTGTGTATATGTCATGCAATCCTGTAACCTTTACACAGGATGCAGCAATGCTTGTTGACAGGTATACACTTGCATGGTGTAAGGCATATGATATGTTTCCCCAAACACCCCATCTGGAATTACTAGCTGTGTTTGACAAAAAGTAA